One region of Culex pipiens pallens isolate TS chromosome 2, TS_CPP_V2, whole genome shotgun sequence genomic DNA includes:
- the LOC120414723 gene encoding N(6)-adenine-specific methyltransferase METTL4, protein MGYQLLSDTVVLLDHKAAVDKIYSNYKFYDDSVVSASLKSQLFHIVSPYDRKTTVSDDVGQDVNRQRSKRKKVAEVFDETTEKVRSNHTEFLKLNNLPAPTEECDNRTALEFVDGFNRDDRYDPSKSYNGANSTQFVVLAEFASQSFLIPPNCRFFNSEVSNLANLLAPDDRFDFVVLDPPWWNKYIRRTKAVNSKISYQMLDNNSIGNIPLGDYVHENTIVAIWCTNSPTHVAAIRENFCTKWKLKLVANWYWVKVTKFGEPVCAFNGSNKKQPYEQIFIAVGENNTTFEIPKERFIYSVPSAFHSNKPPLVDLFESLLPERPKCLEIFARNVYPNFTSVGTEVLKLQNANLFDVVKRV, encoded by the exons ATGGGCTACCAGTTGTTGTCGGATACAGTAGTACTTTTGGACCATAAGGCTGCTGTGGACAAGATTTATTCCAACTATAAGTTTTACGATGATAGTGTGGTTAGTGCTTCGTTGAAATCACAACTGTTTCATATTGTATCGCCGTACGATAGAAAAACTACCGTCAGTGATGATGTCGGTCAAGATGTGAACCGACAAAGGTCGAAAAGGAAAAAGGTTGCGGAAGTGTTTGATGAAACGACGGAAAAA GTTCGATCCAATCATACGGAATTCCTAAAATTGAACAACCTACCAGCTCCCACCGAAGAATGTGATAACCGAACCGCTCTCGAGTTTGTGGATGGCTTCAACCGGGATGACCGTTACGACCCCAGTAAATCGTACAATGGCGCCAACAGCACGCAGTTTGTAGTGCTGGCCGAGTTCGCCAGTCAATCGTTTCTCATCCCTCCCAACTGTCGGTTCTTCAACTCTGAAGTGAGTAATTTAGCGAACTTGCTAGCGCCTGACGATCGGTTCGATTTTGTTGTGCTGGATCCGCCGTGGTGGAATAAGTACATCCGGAGGACGAAAGCCGTTAATAGTAAGATTTCGTATCAAATGCTGGACAATAATAGCATTGGAAATATTCCATTGGGGGATTATGTTCATGAAAACACAATCGTTGCGATTTGGTGCACGAATTCGCCAACTCATGTTGCTGCAATTCGGGAAAATTTCTGCACAAAGTGGAAACTTAAACTGGTAGCAAATTGGTACTGGGTGAAAGTCACAAAGTTTGGAGAACCCGTCTGTGCCTTCAACGGAAGCAACAAGAAGCAACCTTATGAGCAGATATTCATTGCTGTGGGTGAAAACAATACGACGTTTGAGATTCCGAAGGAGAGATTCATCTACAGCGTCCCAAGTGCGTTCCACTCGAACAAGCCACCCCTCGTAG ATCTGTTTGAAAGTCTACTTCCTGAGCGACCAAAGTGCCTGGAGATATTTGCCAGAAATGTCTATCCGAACTTTACCTCGGTGGGAACCGAAGTGCTAAAACTGCAAAATGCCAACCTGTTTGACGTAGTAAAACGTGTGTAG
- the LOC120414724 gene encoding UDP-glucose 4-epimerase-like, which yields MTGEQKGIVLVTGGAGYIGSHTVVSLLEAGYSVVALDNFTNSVNSNKNDSVALKRVETITGKPITFYRCDLLDKDAVEAIFKAHKIESVIHFAALKAVGESMTNPLLYYKNNMIGMINLLEVMDSHGIYKMVFSSSCTVYGEPERLPITEENPTGNVTNVYGRTKYFIEEMLKDAVRADAKWNIIALRYFNPVGAHKSGMIGEDPTKQFTNLMPYISQVAIGKKDVLTIFGNDYNTPDGTGVRDYVHVMDLATGHVAALNKLDREHLGLKMYNLGTGKGISVMELIQTFERVNKVKIPYVIQERRAGDISAMYANATLAETELGWKAVHTVDEMCEDFWRWQQMNPNGYKGEHMNGHH from the exons ATGACTGGCGAACAGAAAGGCATCGTGCTCGTGACCGGCGGAGCCGGATACATTGGATCGCACACGGTCGTGTCTCTGCTCGAAGCCGGCTACAGCGTGGTCGCTCTGGATAACTTTACAAATTCGGTCAACTCGAACAAGAACGATTCCGTTGCGCTCAAGAGGGTCGAAACGATCACCGGCAAGCCGATCACGTTCTACCGGTGCGATCTGCTGGACAAGGACGCGGTGGAGGCCATCTTTAAGGCGCACAAGATCGAGTCCGTAATTCACTTTGCCGCGTTGAAGGCGGTCGGGGAGTCGATGACCAACCCGTTGCTGTACTACAAGAACAACATGATCGGCATGATCAACCTGCTGGAGGTGATGGACAGCCACGGCATCTACAAGATGGTCTTTTCAAGCTCGTGCACGGTTTACGGCGAGCCGGAGCGGCTTCCGATCACGGAGGAGAATCCGACGGGGAATGTGACGAACGTTTACGGGCGGACAAAGTACTTTATCGAGGAGATGTTGAAGGACGCGGTGCGGGCAGATGCCAAGTGGAACATCATTGCGTTGCGATACTTTAACCCGGTTGGCGCGCACAAATCCGGTATGATCGGGGAAGATCCCACCAAGCAGTTTACCAACCTTATGCCGTACATCAGCCAGGTGGCGATCGGGAAGAAGGACGTGCTGACCATTTTCGGTAACGATTACAACACTCCGGATGGAACGG GCGTTCGCGATTACGTTCACGTCATGGACCTGGCAACTGGCCACGTGGCAGCTTTGAATAAACTCGATCGAGAGCATTTGGGATTGAAG atgtacAACCTGGGCACCGGCAAGGGCATTTCCGTGATGGAACTGATTCAAACATTTGAGCGGGTGAACAAGGTTAAAATTCCGTACGTAATCCAAGAGCGACGCGCGGGTGATATTTCCGCGATGTATGCTAACGCGACGCTGGCGGAAACGGAACTGGGCTGGAAAGCGGTCCACACGGTCGATGAGATGT GTGAAGACTTTTGGCGATGGCAGCAGATGAACCCGAACGGATACAAAGGCGAACACATGAACGGTCATCATTGA